A stretch of the Lycium ferocissimum isolate CSIRO_LF1 unplaced genomic scaffold, AGI_CSIRO_Lferr_CH_V1 ctg10263, whole genome shotgun sequence genome encodes the following:
- the LOC132041462 gene encoding uncharacterized protein LOC132041462 — translation MSKSSTRSRKNYESEMRPSRERYRSYSHSDKSSFKLEKSRVGPSHFSSRGDKWAERPSNSRGLSFRSDAGSLASNKDVPRISGYNFNINTSNLVSAIGRITEARWPRPLRSDPGQQESNVVCEYHETYGHKTEDCHQLREEVALLLKNGHLREFLSERAKNHYKERESHKRSEPVEPQHVINMIIGGIDASRGPVMKRTKVSIVREKRTWDCVTEGSISFSDEDAEGIIQPHNDALVISILIFKSQVKRVLIDPGSSANIIRWRVVEQLRLLDQILPVAREISEFNMAREITKGEISLPVNIDGTIQQTVFYVIEGDMKYNALLGRPWIHSIRAIPSILHQLLKFPTPEGIKTIRGEQPAKKGNVRGQGSTPFSKKAGSKR, via the coding sequence ATGAGCAAAAGCTCTACGAGGTCGAGGAAAAATTACGAGTCGGAGATGCGACCATCGAGAGAAAGGTACCGGTCATACTCTCATTCGGATAAATCGAGCTTCAAGTTGGAAAAATCAAGGGTCGGCCCCAGTCACTTCTCCAGCAGGGGTGATAAATGGGCCGAACGCCCGTCAAACAGTCGAGGCCTATCATTTAGAAGTGATGCCGGGAGTTTGGCTAGCAATAAAGACGTACCAAGGATATCGGgatacaacttcaacatcaacacctcGAACCTCGTCTCAGCTATCGGCCGTATCACGGAGGCTAGATGGCCAAGGCCATTGAGGTCAGACCCAGGTCAACAGGAATCAAATGTGGTGTGTGAGTATCATGAGACCTATGGGCACAAGACTGAAGACTGTCATCAATTAAGAGAGGAAGTGGCTCTATTATTGAAGAATGGCCACCTTCGAGAATTCCTGAGTGAACGAGCCAAAAATCACtacaaagaaagagagagtcACAAACGATCCGAGCCGGTGGAACCTCAACATGTGATCAATATGATAATTGGGGGAATAGATGCTTCACGAGGGCCGGTGATGAAAAGAACAAAGGTCTCAATTGTGCGAGAGAAGCGTACCTGGGACTGTGTAACCGAGGGTTCCATCTCCTTCAGTGACGAggatgcagaaggcatcattcaaccgcacaatgatgcaTTGGTAATTTCTATCTTAATTTTCAAATCACAGGTTAAACGTgttttgattgacccaggtagttcggccaacatcatccgaTGGAGAGTGGTAGAACAGCTGAGGCTACTCGACCAGATTTTACCGGTCGCCCGAGAAATCAGCGAGTTCAATATGGCAAGAGAAATCACGAAGGGTGAAATTTCTTTGCCGGTCAACATTGATGGCACCATACAGCAGACGGTATTCTACGTTATCGAGGgagatatgaagtataatgctttgCTCGGCAGACCGTGGATTCATAGCATAAGAGCGATACCATCAATACTGCACCAGTTGCTGAAGTTCCCAACCCCGGAGGGGATAAAAACTATCCGAGGCGAACAACCCGCAAAGAAGGGAAATGTTCGCGGTCAAGGAAGCACCCCTTTTTCCAAAAAAGCCGGATCAAAGAGATGA